The genomic DNA CAGAAGGTGGTCGATCCCATGGCCCGCGCCGTTCTCGAACAAGTGGCCAAGGAAACTCGTACCCATTATGCCATTATCGAATCGGAATACGCCCGCACCATGGGCATGGTCCATGAAACCGATATCGACACCTATGTTCGTGAATAGTCATTGAAATAAACAATCCGCTACAAAAAAGCCCCGAACCTTCAGGTCCGGGGTTTTTTTGTGCCCACGGATGTTTAAAATTTGCATCAGCTAATTTTTATTGGAGGGGGGAAACGTCCGTGCTAGAGTTCGAACCGTTGCAATGACCATCAAAACAAGGAGGGTTTGCCCATGCGCAAGATCAAGGATTGGCCTGAAGCCGAACGTCCTCGGGAGAAGATTCTGCTGCAAGGGTCGGCGGCCCTGACCGATGCCGAATTGCTGGCTTTGGTGCTGCGTACCGGGGACGCCGCCAGCAAAACGAGCGCCGTCGACCAGGCGCGGGTGCTGCTGAGCCGGTTTCGCAATCTGCGCGGACTGGCCCGGGCCACAACGGCCGAATTGAGCGAAACGAAGGGGATTGGCCCAGCCAAAGCGGCTGAATTGCAGGCTGTTTTTGAAATCGCGCGCCGCTTCGGCGGCGAGGATCTACAACCGGGAGCGCGTTATACCTGTTCGTCTGAGGTCTATCGACATTTTCACGAGCGCCTGCGCGACCATCGCAAGGAGGTCTTCATCGCCCTGCTGCTCGACAGCAAGAACCGGGTGCTGCGTGAGGTGCGTATCTCCGAGGGGAGCCTGAATGCCAGCATCGTTCATCCCCGCGAGGTTTTCGCGCCGGTGGTGCGGGAATCGGCGGCCGCTGTCCTCTTTGTCCACAATCATCCTTCCGGCGACCCGACGCCGAGCCGCGAGGACCTGGAACTCACCCGGCGGCTGCGGGAAGCGGGCGAACTTATGGGGGTGCGGGTTCTCGATCACATCATCATCGGCAGCGGCCAGTACGTCAGCTTCGTCGATCGCGGACTGATGGGCTGATCTGCGTCGCCTCCCGAGAGAAAAATTTCTTTACAGCCGGGGGGTGTTTGTGTATTCTTCGCAGTCTGCGGAGAGGTGACCGAGAGGCCGAAGGTGCATGATTGGAAATCATGTGTACTGCAAGGTACCGGGGGTTCGAATCCCCCCCTCTCCGCCAGTTTTATTTTTACCCCTTTTGGGTTTGGTTAATTGCCGACAGAAGTGACAGCCGGGTCCCGCGCAACGGGTGGCCGTGAACCCCGTCAGGCCCGGAAGGGAGCAGCGGTAACGGCACTATCCGTGTGCCGCGGGGGCGCCTGGCTGTCACTTGTGCCGGCAATGCTTTTTGGATGGCCGGCGTTCTTTCATCCTTGCCCGGAGTTGCCTGAAGCGCATGTCGTATCTGGTACTGGCCCGCAAATGGCGCCCCCAGACTTTCGCTGACCTGGTCGGCCAGGAGCATGTCAGCCGCACCTTGGCCAACGCCATCCAGGCGGGGCGGGTGCACCATGCCTTTCTCTTCACCGGCGCGCGCGGGGTCGGCAAGACTTCGGCGGCGCGGATCTTCGCCAAAGCCCTCAACTGCGAAACCGGCACGACCGCCACCCCCTGTAATGTCTGCCCTTCCTGCAAGGAAATAACCGCCGGCCAGAGCGTCGACGTCTTTGAAATCGACGGCGCTTCCAACACCGGCGTCGATGATGTCCGCGAGCTGCGCGAGAACATCCGCTATCTCCCCTCCCGTTCCCGCTTCAAGATCATCATCATCGACGAAGTGCACATGCTCTCGATCAATGCCTTCAACGCTCTGTTGAAGACCCTGGAAGAGCCCCCCGATCACGCCAAATTTATCTTCGCCACCACCGAGCCGCACAAGATTCCGGTCACCATCCTCTCCCGTTGCCAGCGCTTTGATTTCCGCAAAATTCCCCTGCCCAAGGTGACAGCGCGCCTGCGCGAGATCGTCGATGCCGAAGGCATCCGTATCTCCGACCGTGCTCTGGGCCTGGTGGCCCGGCGCGGGGAGGGGAGCATGCGCGATGCCCTTTCGACCCTCGACCAGGTGATCGCCTTTTGCGGCGACGAGGTCGCCGATGATGACGTCCAGGGGCTGCTCGGCATGGTCGACCGGCGGCTCTTGCTCGACGTACTGGAAGCGTTGATCGAGCGGGACAGTCGGCGGGTGCTCGACGCGGTGCGGCGGGTGGACGATCTCGGCCATTCCTTCCGCCAGTTCTGCCAAGAGCTGGTCGATCTCTGCCGGGCACTGATTCTCTGCCAAGTGCTGGAAGATCCGTCCGATATCCTCTCCCTGTCTGGGGACGAGATCATCCTGCTGCAACGCTTGGGCAAGGAGATCGCCGCGGAGGATGCGCAGCGGGCCATGACCTTGCTGATGAAGACCGAAGGGGAACTGGTCGCTTCCTCTTTTCCCCGACTGACCATGGAGATGGCCCTGGTGCGCCTGACCACCCTGCCGCCGAGCCGGGATCTGGCCGGTCTGGTGCGCAAGCTCGATGAGCTGGAGCGGCGACTGTCATCCGGCGGAGGCTTGCCTGTCTCCACGCCGAAACCGACGCCAGCGCCTCGGAGTCCGTCGGTGGGAGTGCGGGAGGCAGAGGCACCGCCAAAAAAGGCTGAGGCCCCGGCTGCTCCCGTCGCCGATGGCGGTGGCTGGCCGGGGCTGGTCGTCCAGGTCCGTTCCCGCCGGCCGATGGTTGGTTCCCTGCTGGAACACGGTAGTCTGCTGCGACAGGAGTTGCCGCTTTTGGAAATCGGTTTTCCGGCGGGTTCTTTCCACCTCGAACAGTTGCGGGACAGCGAAACCCTGGCGGTCCTTACCGAAATTGCCGGCGAATATTACGGCCAGCCGGTGACCATCCGGGTTGTGCCGATTGAGCAGGGAAGGCACCAGGCGCCGCCCTCCTTGCTCGAAGAACGCCAGGCCAAAGAGACGGATCGCCGCAAGCGGCTGCGCGAGGATGCCCTGGCCCATCCCATGGTGCAGACGGCGGTCAAGGTCTTTTCCGGGGAAATCCGGGACGTGCTGCCCATCGACAAAGGCTTCGTATAAGCGGAATCATTACCCTCACCGGCGCCGCCCGCGCCGTGGCATTCAACCGATCGTTGTTTAAGCGATAGCAGAAAAGGAGCGGATCATGTCCAAAGGTCTGGGAAATATCATGAAGCAGGCGCAGTTGATGCAGCAGAAGATGACGCGCCTGCAGGAAGAGCTGGGGGAGCGGCAGGTCGAGGCGACCGCCGGCGGAGGCATGGTGCACGCCGTGGTCAACGGCAAGCAGCAGCTGCTCTCCCTGAAGATCGAAAAGAGCGTGGTTGATCCTGAAGATGTGGAAATGCTGCAGGATCTGGTGCTGGCTGCGGTGAACGAGGCGATCAAGAAGAGCCAGGACATGATGCAGGCGGAGATGGGCAAGATTACCGGCGGCATGAATATCCCCGGACTTTTCTAGCCGCCCCGATGCCTGCCCTGCTTCCTTGACCCGAGTATGCCGCCGTTGGAGATTCCGATGGCGGCTTCTTGTTTAATATCCTGAGCAGCGGGGGGTCATTTTTTATTTTTTCTAAAGCTTGTTGTGAAAAAGTTTGATGACCTTAAAATAAATAAAACGCTATTTTAAACACTTGGATTTTCGAAGAAACTCATGGTAGACTCCATCCCGTCGCTCACCCGGCTGATCGCCGAGCTGGCCAAGTTCCCCGGAATCGGTCGCAAGACCGCGACCCGGCTGGCCTTTTATCTTCTTCGGCAGCCTCCGGGGGAGGCCGAGGCGCTGGCCGGCGCCATCCTTGACCTCAAGGCCAGGGTGCGCTTCTGTTCCACCTGTTTTCACATCACCGAGCATGATCCTTGCGCGCTCTGTACCGATCCCGGGCGCGACGATTCTCTCCTCTGTGTCGTGGAAGAACCGCAGGACCTCATCGCTGTCGAACGCAGCCGTTCTTTTCGGGGCAGGTACCATGTGTTGCATGGCGCCCTCTCTCCGTTGGACGGTGTCGGCCCCGAGAATCTGCACATTACCGAACTGCTGACTCGGCTCAAGGATGGGCGGGTGCGGGAAGTTCTGGTCGCCACGAACTTTTCCGTCGAAGGCGAGGCCACCGCTCTCTATCTGGCCCAGTTGATCCGGCCCCTGGGCGTACGGGTGACGCGTCTGGCTTACGGCATCCCCCTGGGGAGCGACCTCGAATATGTGGATGAGGCCACCGTGCATCGAGCGGTAGAAGGACGCCGGGACCTCTGACCTCCCGGGTGTTTTTTGATTTTTTGCTATACCATTGTTT from Desulfuromonas acetexigens includes the following:
- the radC gene encoding RadC family protein; the encoded protein is MRKIKDWPEAERPREKILLQGSAALTDAELLALVLRTGDAASKTSAVDQARVLLSRFRNLRGLARATTAELSETKGIGPAKAAELQAVFEIARRFGGEDLQPGARYTCSSEVYRHFHERLRDHRKEVFIALLLDSKNRVLREVRISEGSLNASIVHPREVFAPVVRESAAAVLFVHNHPSGDPTPSREDLELTRRLREAGELMGVRVLDHIIIGSGQYVSFVDRGLMG
- the dnaX gene encoding DNA polymerase III subunit gamma/tau, translating into MSYLVLARKWRPQTFADLVGQEHVSRTLANAIQAGRVHHAFLFTGARGVGKTSAARIFAKALNCETGTTATPCNVCPSCKEITAGQSVDVFEIDGASNTGVDDVRELRENIRYLPSRSRFKIIIIDEVHMLSINAFNALLKTLEEPPDHAKFIFATTEPHKIPVTILSRCQRFDFRKIPLPKVTARLREIVDAEGIRISDRALGLVARRGEGSMRDALSTLDQVIAFCGDEVADDDVQGLLGMVDRRLLLDVLEALIERDSRRVLDAVRRVDDLGHSFRQFCQELVDLCRALILCQVLEDPSDILSLSGDEIILLQRLGKEIAAEDAQRAMTLLMKTEGELVASSFPRLTMEMALVRLTTLPPSRDLAGLVRKLDELERRLSSGGGLPVSTPKPTPAPRSPSVGVREAEAPPKKAEAPAAPVADGGGWPGLVVQVRSRRPMVGSLLEHGSLLRQELPLLEIGFPAGSFHLEQLRDSETLAVLTEIAGEYYGQPVTIRVVPIEQGRHQAPPSLLEERQAKETDRRKRLREDALAHPMVQTAVKVFSGEIRDVLPIDKGFV
- a CDS encoding YbaB/EbfC family nucleoid-associated protein, with amino-acid sequence MSKGLGNIMKQAQLMQQKMTRLQEELGERQVEATAGGGMVHAVVNGKQQLLSLKIEKSVVDPEDVEMLQDLVLAAVNEAIKKSQDMMQAEMGKITGGMNIPGLF
- the recR gene encoding recombination mediator RecR; this translates as MVDSIPSLTRLIAELAKFPGIGRKTATRLAFYLLRQPPGEAEALAGAILDLKARVRFCSTCFHITEHDPCALCTDPGRDDSLLCVVEEPQDLIAVERSRSFRGRYHVLHGALSPLDGVGPENLHITELLTRLKDGRVREVLVATNFSVEGEATALYLAQLIRPLGVRVTRLAYGIPLGSDLEYVDEATVHRAVEGRRDL